Genomic segment of Xanthomonas sp. DAR 35659:
CGTCTACCAATTCCGCCACCTGGGCGATACAGGCCGAGGATTGTGTAGGGCGGGTGTGAATCTGTCAAGCAACACGCAACGTGCCGGCCCGCGGCGCGGTGGTGAATCAGGTGCCAACACAATCGTATGGCGGTCGCAGCCGTGCGGTCGGCCGGGCAGGGCGAGCAACGCCGTGCTCAGATGCTGCTCCTGCCCGGATGCACTGCGTGGCGCCATCGGTGCGCCGTCGCGGCGGGCCAGAAAGTGGCGTTGCGATGTTCGCCGAGTGCGCCGCAGCCCGTTGGGAGGCGATGCGGGCGGACGCGTGGCCGAACTGGGTGTGGGTGCGCAGCGGTTGGCGCGCATGCAACGGCGCGCAGGGGCCGCGTCTCGACTGCCGGCGGGCACCCGCGCGCGCCGCGTTGACAAGCGGGTACGTAGCCTGGAGAATAGGCGGCGCCCATCGCCCAGATGGCGGAATTGGTAGACGCACTAGCTTCAGGTGCTAGCGGGGGCAACTTCGTGGAGGTTCGAGTCCTCTTCTGGGCACCAAATGCAACACTGCGGAAGCGCTGGGCTTCCGCAACGACCGGCCCGCTGACGCGGGCTTCGTCGTTTCTGGGGCCGCGGTCGGCGCGCGCGCGGCCTCCGCTTCGCTTGGCGGCAACCTGCATGGGAGTACCATGCGCGGATGACAACTCGCAAAAGCAAGTCCGGCAAGTCCGGCAAATCCGCATCCCACGACACACCCACCAGCAAGGCCGCCACCCCGGCGGCGCCCGCGCCGAAGAAATCCAGGCTGCCGGCGTGGATGCCGAGCCTGCCCAGTTTCCTGCGGCGCACCCCCAAGCCGCCGCTGCAACCGCTGCATCCGCCCGAACCCGCCGCGCCGGCACGCAAGTCGGCGGCCGCGGCGCCGGCTGCCGTGGTCGACCCGTTCGCCGCGCGCGAGGCCCAGCGCTATGCCGAGCCCATCGCCAGCCGCGAGGCGATCCTGCAGTTGCTCGACCGCTGCGACGGCCCGCAGACCCTGGAAGAACTGGCGGCGCAACTCGGCCTGACCGAGCCCTCGCGCATGGAGGCGTTGAGCAAGCGCCTGGGCGCGATGCTGCGCGAGGCGCAACTGGTGCAGAACCGCCGCGGCGGCTACGCGCCGGTGCAGCAGACCAATTTGATCCCCGGCGTGGTGATCGCCAACCCCGACGGCTTCGGCTTCCTGCGCCCGGACGAGGGCGGCGACGACCTGTTCCTGCCGCCCTACGAGATGCGCAAGGTGCTGCACGGCGATCGCGCCCTGGCCAACGTCACCGGCATCGACCGCCGCGGCCGCCGCGAAGGCAGCATCGCGCGCGTGCTGGAGCGCGGCCTGACTCGGCTGATCGGCCGGTTCAGCCTGGAAGGCGGTATCGCCTACGTGGTGCCCGACGACAAGCGCATCCAGCGCAACGTGCAGATCCCCATCGACGCCACCGGCGAGGCCCGCGACGGCCAGTTGGTGGTGTGCGAACTCACCTCGACCCCGGACGGGCGGCGCCCGCCGATCGGCAAGATCATCGCGGTGCTCGGCGACAAGCTGACCCCATCGCTGCTGGTGGAGGCGGCGATCCACGGCCACGAGCTGCCGTACGAATTCCCGCAGGAGGTGCTGGACGAAGCCGCGGCGGTGCCGCTGACGGTGGAGCCGGCCGCGGTCAAGGGTCGCGTGGACCTGCGACAGACGCCGCTGGTGACCATCGACGGCGCCGACGCCAAGGACTTCGACGACGCGGTGTTCTGCGAAGCCAACGCCGACGGCTTCCGCCTGGTGGTGGCGATCGCCGACGTGTCGCACTACGTGCGCCCCGGCACGCCGTTGGACACCGAGGCGGTGCGGCGCGCGACCTCCGTGTACTTCCCCGGTTTCGTGGTGCCGATGCTGCCGGAGACGCTGTCCAACGGCATCTGTTCGCTCAATCCCAAGGTCGACCGCATGTGCTTCGTCTGCGACATGCAGATCGATCGCCAGGGCGAGGTGGCCGGAGCGCGCTTCTACGAGGCGGTGATGAACTCGCACGCGCGGCTCACCTACGACCAGGTGTGGCAGGCGGTGGGCGAGAAGGACGAGCAGGTGCGCAAGGACGTGGCCGCGGTGCTGCCGCACCTGGAGCGCCTGCACCAGCTGTACCAGGTGCTGGCCAAGGCGCGTTCGCGCCGCGGCGCGATCGAGTTCGAGACCTCCGAAGTGCGTTTCGTGCTCGACAACACCGGCGAGGTGACCCAGGCCGGCATGCTGGTGCGCAACGACGCGCACAAGCTGATCGAGGAGTGCATGATCGCCGCCAATGTGGCTGCGGCGCGGCATCTGCTGGAGGCGCGCATCCCGGCCCCGTACCGCGTGCACGAGCGGCCGCCGGAGTCCAAGTACGCCGACCTGCTGGAGTTCCTCAAGGAATTCAAGCTGAGCCTGCCGCCGTGGAACAAGGTGGTGCCGGGCGACTACACCAAGCTGCTGAAGAAGGTGCGCGAGCGCCCCGACGCGGCGCTGCTGGAGTCGGTGTTGCTGCGCAGCCAGAGCATGGCGGTGTACTCGCCGGACAACGCCGGCCACTTCGGCCTGGCGCTGGAGGCCTACGCGCACTTCACCTCGCCGATCCGCCGCTATCCGGACCTGCTGGTGCACCGCGCGATCAAGTACGCGCTGACCCGCGGCGCGCCGGACAAGTATCTGTATTCGCCGCGCGAGATGGCGGCGCTGGCGCTGCAGTGCTCCGAGCGCGAGCGCCGCGCCGACGAGGCCGAGCGCGAGGTCGACGAGCGCTACCGCGCGGCATGGATGGAGAAGCATGTCGGCGGCCAGTTCGACGGCGTGGTCAGCGGCGTCACCAGCTTCGGCCTGTTCGTGGAGCTGGACCAGTCCAAGGTCAATGGCCTGATCCACGTGACCCAGTTGCCGCAGGACTATTACCAGTTCGACGCGGTACGCAAGACATTGACGGGCGAGCGCCGCGGGATGCAGTTCCGGCTCGGCGACCGGGTCCGTATCCTGGTGCTCAAGGCCAGCATGGAAGAGCGCAAGATCGACTTCCGCCTGGTCGTGGAAGGCGAGCCGTTGACCGACATGGCGCCGCCGCCCGAACGCGGGCAGCCGGCCAAGCGCAAGAAAAAGAAGTACTGACGGCGCGGTGCCGCGGCGGGTCGCCGCGCGCGCACCGCGATCGCGCCATCGGCGCGGCCGAGGCCGCGCCGGGGCAGGCGTGCGCCGAACCGGCCACGCTCGGCCGATCGGCGCTGTCCACGGCGGCCCTCGGTCCGGCGTCGTCGCCGGCCGCGGACGTACCGCATCTGCACGAGGATCTGCAGCCGCGGACGTGGCCTGCC
This window contains:
- the rnr gene encoding ribonuclease R yields the protein MTTRKSKSGKSGKSASHDTPTSKAATPAAPAPKKSRLPAWMPSLPSFLRRTPKPPLQPLHPPEPAAPARKSAAAAPAAVVDPFAAREAQRYAEPIASREAILQLLDRCDGPQTLEELAAQLGLTEPSRMEALSKRLGAMLREAQLVQNRRGGYAPVQQTNLIPGVVIANPDGFGFLRPDEGGDDLFLPPYEMRKVLHGDRALANVTGIDRRGRREGSIARVLERGLTRLIGRFSLEGGIAYVVPDDKRIQRNVQIPIDATGEARDGQLVVCELTSTPDGRRPPIGKIIAVLGDKLTPSLLVEAAIHGHELPYEFPQEVLDEAAAVPLTVEPAAVKGRVDLRQTPLVTIDGADAKDFDDAVFCEANADGFRLVVAIADVSHYVRPGTPLDTEAVRRATSVYFPGFVVPMLPETLSNGICSLNPKVDRMCFVCDMQIDRQGEVAGARFYEAVMNSHARLTYDQVWQAVGEKDEQVRKDVAAVLPHLERLHQLYQVLAKARSRRGAIEFETSEVRFVLDNTGEVTQAGMLVRNDAHKLIEECMIAANVAAARHLLEARIPAPYRVHERPPESKYADLLEFLKEFKLSLPPWNKVVPGDYTKLLKKVRERPDAALLESVLLRSQSMAVYSPDNAGHFGLALEAYAHFTSPIRRYPDLLVHRAIKYALTRGAPDKYLYSPREMAALALQCSERERRADEAEREVDERYRAAWMEKHVGGQFDGVVSGVTSFGLFVELDQSKVNGLIHVTQLPQDYYQFDAVRKTLTGERRGMQFRLGDRVRILVLKASMEERKIDFRLVVEGEPLTDMAPPPERGQPAKRKKKKY